A window of Streptomyces profundus genomic DNA:
CCCGTGCCCGTCGACCTGCTGCGGCTGCCCACCGCCGACCCCGGCGATCTCACCCCCGCCGACGCGCTCGCCGCCGCCGGTCGCACGCTCGGCGACGTGCTCGCCGTCGTCGGCAAGACGGAGGGCAACGGCTGCGTCAACGACTTCTCCCGCGGCCTCGCCGCCGCCCGCTGGGAACCGCTGCTGCCCGACGACACCGTCACCGTCTTCTCCGGCGGCACCGAGGGCGTCCTCAGCCCGCATGTGAACCTCTTCGTCGCCGATCCGGGGCCCCACCCGGGACACGACCGGGGGCTCGTCGCCGCCGTCGGGCGCACCCGCGACCTGGAACCCGCCGAGATCGGCGGGGAGCCGCAGCTCACGGCCGTGCGGGAGGTGGTCGACACCCTCACCGAACAACTCGGCCTCACCCCGGACGAGGTGGACATGGTGCTGGTCAAGTGCCCGCTGCTCACCTCGGAACGGGTCGCCGCCTGCCGCGCCGCCGGCGCCGAGCCCGTCACCGAGGACACCTACGAGTCGATGGCGCGCTCCCGCGCCGCCGCGTCCCTGGGCATCGCGCTTTCGCTGGGGGAGTGCGCCGAGGACGCCGCCCTGGACGCGCTGGCCGGGCGGCACGCGGCCGACGTCTGGTCCGCACGCGCGTCCGCCAGCGCCGGGGCGGAACTGACGGACTGCCATGTGCTGGTGCTCGGCACCAGCGGCGCCGTCGGCGGTCCCCTTCGCGCGGTCCACGGGGTCATGCGCGACGCGATCGACCTCGATTCGCTCCAGCGCCTCTTCGCGCGGGTCGACGCCGAGGGCGGCGAGGTGGTGCAGGTGTTCGCCAAGGCCGAGGCGGACCCGTCCGGCACGATCAGGGGCGCGCGCCACACCATGCTGACCGACTCCGATCTGAACTCGACCCGGCACGCCAGGGCCGCCGTCGGCGGACTGCTCTCCGCGCTGGCCGGGACGACGGCGGTGTATGTCTCCGGTGGCGCCGAACACCAGGGGCCGCCGGGCGGCGGCAGCGTCACCGTCGTCTACCGGGTGCCCGCCCCATGAGCCGGCCCCGCCTGGTGCTGATCCACGGCGCCGCCACGACATCGCGGGTCTGGGACGCCGTGCTGCGTCGGCTGGCCGGCTCCGGTCACGAGGTGGTGCGCCCCGACCGGCCCTGTTCGGGGGACCTGGACACCGAGGTCGCCGCGCTCGGCGAGCTGTGTGCCGACGCGGTGGTCGCCGGCGTCAGCGGAGGCGCCACGCTGGGCCTCGAACTGGCGGCGCGTGGCGTGCCGCTGCGGGCGGCGGTGCTGCACGAGCCGGCCGCCGGCTCGCTGGCCCCCGGGCTCCTCGCCCAGGTCGCCGAGGGGCTGGCCGCCGACGGCGTAGCGGGTTTCGGACGCGCCCTCTACGGGCCGGCCTGGACGGAGGCCCAGGCGCCGGCGGAAGTCGGCGTCGTGGAGCGGGAGTTCGCCATGTTCGGCGCCTTCGAACCGGCCCCGCCCGCCGCCGGCTGCGGCCCGGTGCTGCTGACGACGGGCGCCGACTCCCCACCGTCGCGGCACGCCTCCGTCCGGGCCCTCGGCCGCCACTGCGGCGTGCCCTGGGCCACGCTCCCCGGCGCGGCCCACGCCGCACACCTGGAGGCCGCCGCCACCTTCGCCGACGTCGTCCTCGCCCATGCCGAGGCGACCTCGTCCGGGCGTCCGAAGGACGAGTCCTGGCAGTCGCAGCGGTAGGCGCCGACGGGCGGCGGCGGCCCCGCTAATCTCCTCGGCCGCCGAACATCGAGCTCTCGCTCGGCGTCTCCGTGACGGCGGCGAGCCGCTCGGCGAGCTGCTCCCCGGCGGCGGTGGCGCCTTCGTCGCCGGCGCGGTCGGCCCGCTCCGTCAGGGAGCCCAGGACCTCCGTCGCCACCCCGCCGCCGATCAGCTCCTCGTACATCTCGGCGTACACCCGCTCGTAGAGCTCCTGGAAGGTGTCATCGGCGAGGAAGCGCTCCTTCAACGCACCGCTGCCGCCGCCGGGCCCACCCTCGGGCATCTCGTCGGGCGGCTCCATGCCCTCGGTCGGTTCCCTCCCGCCGGGGAACCGACCCCCTTCTGGCGGTTCCACGCCGTCGGGCAACTCCATGCCGTCCGGAAGTTCCATGCCCTCGGGCGGTTGGCCGCCGCCCGGGCCGCCCATGGCGCCGAACGACAGGTTGAGGTCCCAGGAGAGGACGGTGAACCGTTCCTCCTCGGTGTCGTACCAGAGGTAGTAGTTGTTGCCGGGGCCGTCCATCGCGTCGCCGTTGGAGATCAGGGACTGGGTGGCCAGGTAGCGGGCGAAGGACTCCACATCGAGGTGGTTCGCCAACTCCGCGGCGAACTCCTCGTCGTCCGACTCGTTCACAAACCGCAGCAGCCGCGTCACCGGCGTCAGGTCCTGGCCGCCGATCCCGTTGACCTGGCGGAACGCCTCCTCGTAGTCGGTCGGGTCATCGCCCAGGTAGGCGAGGGAGCCTCCCGCGCGCGCCTTGTAGAGAACGCCGTCGCCCACCTCCGCGGCCCAGGGTTCGTCGGGCGACTCCAGCAGCAGCCGGGGCACGGACTCGTCCCCGTTGACGGAGACCGAGGTGAACGTGAAGTCCTGGGCGACCTGCCCGTCGGCCGCCGTGAGCGCCAGGGCCAACGCCTCGTTGAGCGCGGTGTCCGAGGTGGCGGTGCCGGGGCGCAGCGCGATCTCGGTGCGGCCCTGATAGCCGCGTCCGGTCTGGTACTCGTCGAAGCTGATCAGCCAGGGCAGCCTCTCGGGCTCGTCCTCGGAGAGCGTTGTCCCGCCGGGGCCCGCCCCTTCGCCGGGGCCGGTGTCCCCGCCGCCCGAACGCAGGCTCATCAGGGTGGAGTTGCCCTTGAGGCGCAGCGCCACGTCGTTGACGACGGTGCCGTCGATGACGATGTCGGCGCTGATGAACTGCTTCTCGCCCTCCTCGCGGAAGACGCGCAGCATGTCGGCGTACTCGTCCTCGTTGAAGGTGATCTCGATGGTGTGCTCCCCGTCGTCGAAGAGATCGCCCTCGCCCTCGATGTTCTGGGTGATCGCCTCGTCGGCGACCAACTCGGAGCTGATGTAGGGGCGGACACGCGTCTCGCCCAGCACCAGGACGAGCAGCAGAAGGACGGCTCCGGCGCCGGCCAGCGCCTTCCAGTGGCGCCGCAGCCGGAGCGGCAGAAGATGACGCGGCGGGCGGCGTCCCGCGCCGGTGTGGCCGGCCACGGTCACAGATCCGTCTGGTCGTAGCCGGTCAGCACGGCGACCTTCTGCCCGGCGTTGAGCTGGCGGAGCGCCTGGACCAGTTGGGCCGGCTTGACGTTCTTCCTCAGCCGGGCGGTGTACGCCATCTCCACGATGGTCCCGCCGCGCACGGACTCGGTGCTGATCAGCTCGTGTTCGTCGGCGAAGCGCAGCAGCACATCGTCGATGCTCGGACCGTAGTCGAAGTCGTCCGCCGGCACCTGGACCTTGACCACCTGGCGCTGCACGTTGAGCGCGAACCAGTTGAACTTGTGCATCAGCAGGATCACCGCGCAGATCAGCAGGGTGGCGATGCCGGCCAGCGCGTAGAAGCGGGTGCCGCAGGCCATGCCGATGGCCATCACCAGGAAGATGAAGCCGACGTCCCTGGTCTCCTTGATCGCGTTGCGGAACCGCACCACGGACAGGGCCCCGACCAGGGCGAAGGCCCGGGCGATGTTGGAGCCGACCACCAGCATGATCAGGGCGATCAGCATCCCCAGGACGATCAGGGTGTGCACATAGCTCTGGCTGTAGGAGATGTTGCGGTGGGTGGCCCGGTAGGTCCACGCCACCACCAGGCTGGCGACGAAGGCGAGGGAGAGGGCGACCGTCACGTCCAGGACGCTGAAGGTGCCGGAGAGATCGGTGATCCCGAAGTCGAGTTCCATACGAGTCCTCTCTAGAGATGCGCGTCCCGCGCCGTCGGGCGGGCCGAGTCCTCGGCCTCCGGGACATGGAAGACGGAGCGCGGCGCGCGACCGAAGGTCTCCACGCTCTGGCAGTACTTGGAGATGCGCTGCACCTGGAGGCCGAACCGGGCGGCGAGGTCGGTGGTCCAGTAGGGGACCCGTTCGTTCGCCTTGACCTCCATCACCACCAGATGGGGGTTGACGATGTAGCGGCTCTCGCTCTCGGCCCGCAGATCGAAATCACGGTCCCGGCCCCGGATCCGGTGGTCGAAGGTGATCCGCAGGCCCAGGTCGGCGTCGATGCCCATATAGGGCTCACGCCGGTAGCCGGTCATCGCCGTGGGCCGCAGGTCGAGCCGCTGCACCAGCTCCAGCACCTCGTCCACGAAGCCCTGGTCGGCGTCCGGGTGCCTGATGTGGCGCCGCCCGTCGCAGAGTTCCCTGGCCAGGTCGTACGGCAGCAACACCCTGCGCTTCTGGGTGACCCGGTTCACCCGCTGTTTGATCTCCACCGAGACCGGGGCGTCGTCGGGCGCGGGCCCGAGCGGGCCGTAGCGTCGGATGCGCAGCTTCCGGCGAAAGCGGAGGCCCTCGATCTTCTCCCAGTAGAAGCGCAGGCCCCGAGTGTCGTAGTACACGCTCCAGACCCCGTAGCCATGCGCGCCCGCGTGGCCGTCGGGACGCATCCGGGCGGCGATCTCCTGGCGGATCTCGTCGACCTGGGAGGCCGGGACGAGGTACTTCAGCTCGTAGCGGTTGAAGGCGTGCAGTCGATATGTGCCCGCCGGCGGCATGGCGGCTCCCTTCCACTTCCTGGTGACACGAAGGGGAATGGAACACGACGAGTGTGGGAGAACCCGGAGAACATCCTGAGAGAACCCTGAGAGGCCCGCCCCGTGGCGCCGGCCGCCGACCCGGGATTCCGGCTCAGCCGAGGGGCAGCACCACGGTGAAGACGGCCCCCCGGCCGGGGGCGGAGTCCACGGACAGCCGGCCGTCGTGTGCGGCGACGAAGGCCGCGCTGATGGCGAGGCCCAGCCCGGCGCCGCTGCGCCCCTGGGGTGTGCTGGCCCGGTAGAACCGGTCGAAGAGCCGGGGGAGCTCGTCGCGCGGGATGCCGGGGCCGCTGTCCCGGACGGTGATGACGCCGACCTCCCGCACCCCGGGCGGCAGCTGTCCCACCGTGACGGGGCCGGGCGGCGGCGGGTGGCCGGCGCGCAGGACCTCGACCCGTACCGGGGTGCCCGCCGGGGTGTGGGTGAGCGCGTTGCCCACCAGGTTCTCCAGCACCTGGCGCACCCGTTCGCTGTCGGCCACCAGGAAGACCGGCTCGCACACCTGGAGTTCGAGCACCGCCCCCGGCGCGCGCTCCCTGGCCGCCCGCGTCACCCGCGCCGCGATCTCGCCCAACTCCACGTCGGACGGCTGGAGATGGGGCGTCTCGTCGAACCGCGAGAGGATCAGCAGGTTGTTCACCATGGTCCCCATGCGCTGGGACTCCTCCTCGATCCTGGACATCCAGCGCTCGGTGCGCGGGTCCTCGGCGACCACCCCCCTACGTCGCCCCTGCCGGTAGAGCTCGGCGAACCCGACGATGGAGGAGAGCGGCGTCCGCAGCTCATGGGAGGCGTCCGCCACGAAGCGCCTCGTCGTCTCGGCCGACCGGTCGCGCTCCCGCAGGGCTTGGGCGAGCTCGCCGAGCATGGTGTTGAGCGCCGCGCCCAGCCGGCCGGTCTCGGTCGCCGGGTCCTGGGCCGGGACCCTCCGGTCCAGGTCGCCGCCGGCGATGGCCTGCGCGGTCCGCTCGATCTCCCGCAGCGGGCGCAGCTGGAGGCGGACCGTCGCCACGGCGCCCGCCCCGAGCGCCAGCAGCAGGGTCAGCCCGACCGCCGTCTCGATGATCACCAACCGGCTGAGGGTGTCGTCCACGTCGTCCAGCGACTGGGCGACGACCCGCACGCCGCCGTCCGGTTCCGGCTCGGTCAACACACGCCAGGAGCCGTCCCCCTCGGTGCCGGGGACGGTGAACGGCTCGCCCCTGGCCGCGCGCAGCCGATCGAGGCTCCAGCCGGAGAGGTCGGGCAGCGCCTCGTCGGCCGAGGTCCGCCCGACCACCCGCTCCACCTCGCCCGAGTCGTCCAGCTCGATGGCCCGCAGGCTGGTGGGGAAGGGCGGAGGCCGCTCCTCCGCCGGCGGGGGCTGAGCGGGGCTGGCGCTGATCGGCAGGCCGGCGAGTTGGTCGTCCACCTCGTCGATCAACGAGTGCCGCAGCAGCACGGTGCCGGCCGCGCCGAAGGCGAGGAGGCATACCGCCGTCAGGCACAGCAGGGCCAGGGTGAGCCGGGCGCCGAGACCGCGCGGCCAGAGCCGGAACCGCCCCCCGCTCATCGCCGGTCCTCCCGCGTCAGCCGCAGGCTGTAGCCGATGCCCCGCACGGTCTGGATCAGCGGGCGTCCCAGGGAGTCGACCTTGCGCCGCAGATAGCTGATGTAGGTCTCCACCACCCGCGTGTCCTCGGTCTGCCCGCCCCAGACCTGTTCCAGGATCTGGGACTTGGTGACCGTCCGGCCCGAGTTGAGCAGCAGATAGCGCAGCAGGGCGAACTCGGTGGGGGAGAGCCGCACCGGATGCCCGTCCCGCCGCGCCTCGTGCGCGTCCTCGTCCAGCTCCAGATCGGCGTAGCGCAACGGCTCCGCCCGGTCCTCGGCCCGACCCGTGCGGCGCAGGATCGCCCGGAGCCGGAAGGCGACCTCCTCCAGGCTGAACGGTTTGGTCACATAGTCGTCCGCGCCGGCCCTGAAGCCGGCCAGCCGGTCCTCGACGGTGTCCCGAGCCGTGAGGAAGAGCACCGGCAGGTCCGGCACGAGGCCGCGCAGGTCGCCCACCAGCTTCAGGCCGCTGCGGTCGGGAAGCGTCACATCCACCATCGCGATGTCCGGCGCATGGGTCCCCGCCGTCCGCACCGCGGCTCTGGCGTCGGCCGCGCCATGGGCGGTGAAGCCGTTCAACTCCAGTGAGGCGGTGAGGAGTTCGAGGATGTTGGGATCGTCCTCGACAATCAGGATCCGGGCCCCGCCGCCAGCGGATCCCTCGGTCGTCAGATGCGGGTGCATGGACCGATCCTCGCCCACCCGGCAGGACGCACACGCCGAGGACACCCCGGGCGCCGGGGGAAGGGGAAGGGCGTGGGGAAGCCGACCTTTCCGTGACCTATCCCGCGTGTGAAGTGGTTATTGCGGTGTCCCCCTGCCTCGCGAAGCACATCCCCTAGGCGTATTCCCCGGGCAAACTAAGGGGGGTTGCTCGGCCGGCTGCCACGCGCCTAGCATCGCCAGGGTGTTCGAAGCCGACGCGGCATGAGTCCAGGCCGTGAGTCGTGAGTCCACCGCATTCCGTCAATGATGACGAGGCCCCTCCTCCCACGCCTTTTCGCGTTCCTCCAGGTGCTTTCCATGCCGTTTTCAGCCAGCTGACCGGCTGGAGGTCTGTCCACCGTGAGGGTGATGATGAAGCACGTGCAGCATCTCTCCTGCCAGGGAAAACAAGACGCAGAGAAGGAGCCGGTAGCGGTTGTCGGAATCGCCTGCCGCTTACCCGGTGCCTCTTCCCCCGAGGCGTTCTGGAAGCTGTTGAAAAACGGCGAGAGCGCGATTACCGATGCTCCGGCGACACGTTTTGGAGACTCCTTCTCCCGCACCTGGAAAGGGGGTTTCATCGATCAGGTGGACCACTTCGACGCCGCGTTCTTCGGTGTTTCACCCAAGGCGGCGGCGGCGATGGACCCACAGCAGCGGCTCATGCTGGAGCTGAGCTGGGAGGCGCTGGAGGACGCCGGCATCGCCCCTGACCGCGTCCGGGGCGAGCGGACCGGCGTGTTCATCGGCGCCATGGCCGACGACTACGCCGTCCTGGCGCACCGGCAGCCGCCGGAGGCGATCGGCCGGCACACCCTCACGGGCCTCAGCCGGGCGCTCCTGGCGAACCGGGTGTCGCACGCGCTGAACCTCCGCGGGCCCAGCCTCAGCGTGGACACCGGCCAGTCGTCGTCACTGGTCGCGGTCCACCTCGCCTGCGAGAGCCTGGCGAGCGGGGAGTCGACGATCGCCCTCGTCGGCGGGGTGAACCTCATCCTGGCCGAGGAGAGCACCCTGACGGCGGCCAGCTTCGGCGCGCTCTCCCCCGACGGCCGCTGCCACACCTTCGACGCCCGGGCCAACGGCTATGTCCGGGGCGAGGGCGGGGGCCTGGTGGTGCTCAAGCCGCTGAGCCACGCGGTCGCCGACGGCGACCGGATCCACTGCGTCATCCTCGGCGGTGCCGTCAACAACGACGGGGCCGCCGAGGATCTGACGGTGCCCAGCGACGAGGCGCAGGCCGAGCTGCTCCGGGCGGCCCTCACCGGCTCCGGCGTGCGGCCCGACGCCGTCCAGTACGTCGAACTGCACGGCACCGGAACCCGCGCCGGGGACCCGGCGGAGGCGCGCGCCCTCGGCGCGGTCCACGGCAGGGGCCGGCCCGAGGGGAAGCCGCTCCTGGTGGGCTCGGCGAAGACCAACGTCGGCCATCTGGAGGGCGCCGCCGGGATCGTCGGGCTGCTCAAGACGGCGCTCAGCATCCGGCACGCCACCCTGCCGGCCAGCCTCAACTTCGAGGCACCGCCCCCGGAGATCCCGCTCGACGAGCTGCGGCTGCGGGTTCAGCCGGCCGCGACCGACTGGCCGGAGCCCGAGAGCCCCCGGATCGCCGGGGTCAGCTCCTTCGGCGTCGGGGGCACCAACTGCCACCTCGTGCTGGCCGAGGCACCGACCGCCCCCGCACCGGCGGACCCCCGCCCGCCGGCGGACTCGCAGCCGCTGGCCTGGCCCCTCTCCGGCCGCACCGCCGAGGCACTGAGCGCCCAGGCACAGCGGCTGTATGACCACCTGACCGCCAGGCCCGGCGTCGCGGCCGGCGATATCGCGCTCTCGTTGGCCACCACCCGGGCCGCCTTCGAGCACCGGGCGGTGGCCGTCGGCGGAAGCCGCGCGGAACTGCTGGACGGCCTGCGGACGATCAGCGCCGCCGGCCAGGCACCGAACCTGGTGCGCGGCACCGCCGACGCGGGCGCCGGCGGCACCGTCCTCGTCTTTCCAGGACAGGGCTCCCAGTGGCCCGGCATGGCAACCCAACTCCTCGCCGAGAGCCCGGTGTTCGCCGGCCACTTCCACGACTGCGCCGACGCCCTCGGCCCCCATCTGGACTTCCCGCTGACCGAAGCCCTGCACGGCGCCCCCGGCGCGCCCGCCTGGACCGACTCGGGCGTCGTCCAGCCGCTGCTCTTCGCGGTCATGGTGTCCCTGGCCAGGCTCTGGCAGCACGCGGGCGTCGAGGCGGACGCGGTCATCGGCCACTCGCAGGGCGAGATCGCCGCCGCCCACCTGGCCGGCGCGCTCTCCCTGGAGGCCGCGGCGCGGGTGGTGGCGACCCGGGGCCGGGTCCTCGCCCGCCTGGACGGACGGGGCGGCATGGCCTCGCTCCCGCTGCCGGTCGAGAAGGTGACGGAGCTGCTGCGCGGCTACGAGGACCGGCTCGGCGTCGCCGCCGTCAACGGGCCGGTGAGCAGCGTGGTGTCCGGAGAGCCGGCGGCCCTGGACGCACTGCTGGCCGACTGCGCCGCACGCGGTGTCGACGCCCGGCGCATCCCCATGTACTACGCCTCGCACTCCCCCCAGGTGACGGCCGTCCGGGAGCCGGTGCTCGCCGCGCTCGCCGGGATCACGCCGACGGACGCTCCCGTCGCCTTCTACTCCACGGTGACGGGCGGCCCGCTGGCGACCACCGAGCTGGACGCCCCCTACTGGTACCGCAACCTCCGCGAGCCGGTCCGCTTCGACCTGGCGGTCGCCGCCGCGCTGGCCGACGGCCACCGCCGCTTCGTGGAGGCCAGCCCCCATCCCGTGCTCGCCGCCGGGCTGCGGCAGCTCCTGGAGCGCCACCCGGACGCGGCGGCGGTCAGCACCCTGCGCCGGGGGGACGGCGGCCAGCGGCGGTTCCTGCTGTCGGCGGCGGCCCTGCACGCGCGGGGCGGCGCCGTCGACTGGCCACGGGCGTCGGGCGTCACGGGAAGCCGGGTCGATCTGCCGCACTACGCCTTCCAACGCGTCCGCCACTGGCTGGACACCGGCCATCGCCGCGCCACCCCCACCCCGGTGGGGACGGCGGAGGAGGCGCCCCCGCGCGTCATATCGTCCCAACCGGTCGGCGAACTCGTCGCCGACACCACGGCGTTGGTCCTCGGCCACCCCGACGCGTCCGCCGTCGACCCCAGCCGGTCGTTCAAGGATCTCGGCTTCGACTCGGTGTCGGCGGTGGAGCTGCGCGACCGGCTGGCCGAGGCCACCGGCCTGCCGCTGCCCACGACGCTCACCTATGACCACCCGAGTCCCCGCGCCGTCGTCGAGCGGCTCGCCGCCGAACTGTCCGGCACCGGCGGCGTTCCGGCGCCTGCCGCCGCCGCGACGCGCCACGGCGACGAGCCCCTGGCCATCGTCGCGGTCGGGGGCCGGTGGCCCGGCGACGTGCGGACCCCCGAGGAGCTGTGGGACCTGGTCGTGGCGGAACGCGACGCGGTCGGCCCGTTCCCCGAGGACCGTGGCTGGGACCTGCGCGGCCTGTACCACCCGGACCCCGAGCGCCCAGGAGCCTCCTATGTCAGGGAGGGCGGGTTCCTCTCCGATGTGGCCGGGTTCGACGCCGGGTTCTTCGGGATCAGCCCTCGCGAGGCGCTGGCCGCCGATCCCCAGCAGCGACTGCTGCTCGAAGTCACCTGGGAGACGCTGGAACGCGCCGGCATCGATCCCGGGACGCTCTCCGGAGCACCCGTCGGCGTCTTCGTGGGCGCCACCCAGCAGGACTACGGCCCCCGCCTCCATCAGGCGAGGGACGGGAGCGAGGGCTACGCCCTCACCGGGAGTCAGGTGAGCGTGGCCTCGGGCCGCATCGCCTACACGTTGGGCCTTGCGGGGCCGGCGGTGACGGTGGACACCGCCTGCTCGTCGTCGTTGGTCGCGGTGCATCTGGCGGCGCAGTCGCTGCGGTCGGGCGAATGCGATCTGGCCTTCGCCGGCGGCGCGACCGTGATGGCCACGCCCGGCATGTTCACCGAGTTCTCGCGGCAGCGGGGGCTGGCTCCTGACGGGCGGTGCAAGTCGTTCTCGGCGGCGGCCGACGGGACGGGGTGGGGCGAGGGCGCGGGGCTGCTCCTGTTGGAGCGGCTCTCCGACGCCCAGCGGAACGGCCATCCGGTGCTCGCGGTGATCCGGGGGAGTGCGGTCAACCAGGACGGTGCGTCCAACGGTCTGACCGCGCCGAGCGGTCCTGCCCAACAGCGGGTGATTCGGCAGGCGTTGGCGAACGCGGGGCTTGCGGCTCATGAGGTGGACGCGGTGGAGGCGCATGGGACGGGGACGCGTCTGGGGGATCCGATCGAGGCGCAGGCGCTGCTGGCCACCTATGGCCAGGATCGTGAAGTGCCGCTGTGGTTGGGGTCGTTGAAGTCGAACATCGGGCACACCCAGGCCGCCGCCGGCGTCGCCGGGATCACCAAGATGGTCATGGCATTACGCGCGGGGCTGCTGCCCCGAACCCTGCATGTCGATGAGCCGTCCGAGCATGTGGACTGGTCGGCGGGGTCCGTCGAGCTGTTGACGCAGGCGCGGCCCTGGCCGGCGGCCGACCGGCCGCGCCGTGCGGCGGTGTCGTCCTTCGGTATCAGCGGCACCAACGCCCATGTCGTCCTGGAGCAGGCGCCACTGGCCCAGGGCCACGAGCGGCCACCGCGCCCAGGGACGCCGGTGCCCGTGCTGCTGTCCGCCCGCTCCGAAGCGGCGTTGCGCCACCAGGCGGCGCGGTTGGGCGCGTTCGTCCGCGAGGGGGACGCCGAGCCGGTGGATGTCGGGTTCGCGTTGGCGACGGGGCGTGCGGTGTTTGGGTATCGGGCGGGGGTGGTCGCTGGTGATCGTGGGGAGTTGCTTGCGGGGTTGGCGGCGGTGGCGGGGGGTGCGGGGGTGGTTGGTCAGCCGGTTTCGGGTGGTGTGGCGTTTTTGTTTCCGGGTCAGGGTGCTCAGTATCTGGGCATGGGGCGTGGGTTGGCGGAGGCGTTTCCGGTCTTTGGTGAGG
This region includes:
- a CDS encoding sensor histidine kinase, which gives rise to MSGGRFRLWPRGLGARLTLALLCLTAVCLLAFGAAGTVLLRHSLIDEVDDQLAGLPISASPAQPPPAEERPPPFPTSLRAIELDDSGEVERVVGRTSADEALPDLSGWSLDRLRAARGEPFTVPGTEGDGSWRVLTEPEPDGGVRVVAQSLDDVDDTLSRLVIIETAVGLTLLLALGAGAVATVRLQLRPLREIERTAQAIAGGDLDRRVPAQDPATETGRLGAALNTMLGELAQALRERDRSAETTRRFVADASHELRTPLSSIVGFAELYRQGRRRGVVAEDPRTERWMSRIEEESQRMGTMVNNLLILSRFDETPHLQPSDVELGEIAARVTRAARERAPGAVLELQVCEPVFLVADSERVRQVLENLVGNALTHTPAGTPVRVEVLRAGHPPPPGPVTVGQLPPGVREVGVITVRDSGPGIPRDELPRLFDRFYRASTPQGRSGAGLGLAISAAFVAAHDGRLSVDSAPGRGAVFTVVLPLG
- a CDS encoding CotH kinase family protein yields the protein MAGHTGAGRRPPRHLLPLRLRRHWKALAGAGAVLLLLVLVLGETRVRPYISSELVADEAITQNIEGEGDLFDDGEHTIEITFNEDEYADMLRVFREEGEKQFISADIVIDGTVVNDVALRLKGNSTLMSLRSGGGDTGPGEGAGPGGTTLSEDEPERLPWLISFDEYQTGRGYQGRTEIALRPGTATSDTALNEALALALTAADGQVAQDFTFTSVSVNGDESVPRLLLESPDEPWAAEVGDGVLYKARAGGSLAYLGDDPTDYEEAFRQVNGIGGQDLTPVTRLLRFVNESDDEEFAAELANHLDVESFARYLATQSLISNGDAMDGPGNNYYLWYDTEEERFTVLSWDLNLSFGAMGGPGGGQPPEGMELPDGMELPDGVEPPEGGRFPGGREPTEGMEPPDEMPEGGPGGGSGALKERFLADDTFQELYERVYAEMYEELIGGGVATEVLGSLTERADRAGDEGATAAGEQLAERLAAVTETPSESSMFGGRGD
- a CDS encoding response regulator transcription factor, which translates into the protein MHPHLTTEGSAGGGARILIVEDDPNILELLTASLELNGFTAHGAADARAAVRTAGTHAPDIAMVDVTLPDRSGLKLVGDLRGLVPDLPVLFLTARDTVEDRLAGFRAGADDYVTKPFSLEEVAFRLRAILRRTGRAEDRAEPLRYADLELDEDAHEARRDGHPVRLSPTEFALLRYLLLNSGRTVTKSQILEQVWGGQTEDTRVVETYISYLRRKVDSLGRPLIQTVRGIGYSLRLTREDRR
- a CDS encoding polyphosphate polymerase domain-containing protein; the encoded protein is MPPAGTYRLHAFNRYELKYLVPASQVDEIRQEIAARMRPDGHAGAHGYGVWSVYYDTRGLRFYWEKIEGLRFRRKLRIRRYGPLGPAPDDAPVSVEIKQRVNRVTQKRRVLLPYDLARELCDGRRHIRHPDADQGFVDEVLELVQRLDLRPTAMTGYRREPYMGIDADLGLRITFDHRIRGRDRDFDLRAESESRYIVNPHLVVMEVKANERVPYWTTDLAARFGLQVQRISKYCQSVETFGRAPRSVFHVPEAEDSARPTARDAHL
- a CDS encoding DUF4956 domain-containing protein, whose product is MELDFGITDLSGTFSVLDVTVALSLAFVASLVVAWTYRATHRNISYSQSYVHTLIVLGMLIALIMLVVGSNIARAFALVGALSVVRFRNAIKETRDVGFIFLVMAIGMACGTRFYALAGIATLLICAVILLMHKFNWFALNVQRQVVKVQVPADDFDYGPSIDDVLLRFADEHELISTESVRGGTIVEMAYTARLRKNVKPAQLVQALRQLNAGQKVAVLTGYDQTDL
- a CDS encoding alpha/beta fold hydrolase, whose translation is MSRPRLVLIHGAATTSRVWDAVLRRLAGSGHEVVRPDRPCSGDLDTEVAALGELCADAVVAGVSGGATLGLELAARGVPLRAAVLHEPAAGSLAPGLLAQVAEGLAADGVAGFGRALYGPAWTEAQAPAEVGVVEREFAMFGAFEPAPPAAGCGPVLLTTGADSPPSRHASVRALGRHCGVPWATLPGAAHAAHLEAAATFADVVLAHAEATSSGRPKDESWQSQR
- a CDS encoding ring-opening amidohydrolase, with amino-acid sequence MTRPAPVPVDLLRLPTADPGDLTPADALAAAGRTLGDVLAVVGKTEGNGCVNDFSRGLAAARWEPLLPDDTVTVFSGGTEGVLSPHVNLFVADPGPHPGHDRGLVAAVGRTRDLEPAEIGGEPQLTAVREVVDTLTEQLGLTPDEVDMVLVKCPLLTSERVAACRAAGAEPVTEDTYESMARSRAAASLGIALSLGECAEDAALDALAGRHAADVWSARASASAGAELTDCHVLVLGTSGAVGGPLRAVHGVMRDAIDLDSLQRLFARVDAEGGEVVQVFAKAEADPSGTIRGARHTMLTDSDLNSTRHARAAVGGLLSALAGTTAVYVSGGAEHQGPPGGGSVTVVYRVPAP